A single region of the Lotus japonicus ecotype B-129 chromosome 4, LjGifu_v1.2 genome encodes:
- the LOC130713720 gene encoding transcription factor bHLH162-like — protein MKNSNNTSDSPKLDRKTIEKNRRIHMKALCFKLMSSIPASKYLKPTKDMLAQQDQLDLAAGYIKHMREKIDKLKGKKEQAMSMMSSSRSNDGFFNISTKLPLLEIRDLGSAIEVMLITGLNKNFMLYQVICVLEEEGVEVVTANFSTISDKIFYTIHAKVKISRLGVEPTRVYQRLQELISPIES, from the exons ATGAAAAACTCAAACAATACAAGTGATTCACCAAAACTTGATCGCAAAACTATTGAAAAGAACCGCAGAATTCACATGAAAGCCCTATGCTTCAAGCTTATGTCTTCTATTCCTGCTTCCAAGTACCTCAAACCTACTAAG GACATGCTAGCGCAGCAGGACCAATTGGATCTAGCAGCCGGGTATATAAAGCATATGAGAGAAAAAATAGACAAATTGAAGGGGAAGAAGGAGCAAGCCATGAGCATGATGAGTTCAAGTCGAAGCAATGATGGATTTTTCAACATTAGCACAAAATTGCCCCTGCTTGAGATAAGAGACTTGGGTTCAGCCATTGAAGTGATGTTGATAACTGGGTTGAACAAGAACTTCATGCTCTACCAAGTCATTTGTGTACTTGAGGAAGAAGGGGTTGAAGTTGTCACTGCAAACTTCTCTACTATTTCTGACAAGATTTTTTACACCATTCATGCTAAG GTTAAAATATCAAGACTTGGTGTTGAGCCCACCAGGGTATATCAGAGGCTTCAGGAGTTGATTTCACCAATAGAAAGTTAG